CTACCGGTCGCCTCCAAGATTACTTCTTTTCTGCCTTCTTTAGTTTTACCCAAAAAGGTATCCAAATAGTTTTCAGAATCATCAAATTTTGTGTCGTCGCCTATCAATGCTGCAAAAGATGCGGCAAGGTCAAGCTGAGAAACTAAAGCATCGGAAATGGCTGGTTTTACTTTGCCCTTCCAGTATACAATGAAGGGTACTTTTGTGCCTGCTTCGAAAAGACTATATTTTCCACCGCGAAGTTTTCCGCCTGGTGTATGATCTCCTATAAGTTCAACTGCTTGGTCAAAATAACCATCATTTAATACGGGGCCATTATCGCTAGAGAAAACTACCAAGGTATTTTCGAGTAAGCCTTCGTTTTCTAGATGTTCCATGATTTGACCTACGCACCAGTCAGCTTCTAGAATTGCGTCACCTCTAGGTCCTAGGCCTGATTTTCCTACAAATCGCTCATGAGGTACTCTTGGTACATGTGGCTCATGAAGTGCATAGTACATAAAAAATGGTTTTCCTGTTTTTTCAGAATTGTTAGTAGTGATAAATTCCTTCGCTTTTGCCAAAAAGTCATCAGCCATGTTTTCGTCTACCCAAAGAGCAGACTTGCCGCCTTTCATGTATCCGATACGTGGAACGCCATTATGCACACTTTGATTGTGACCGTGGTGCCACTTCATCTTAGTCATAAGTTCTGGGTTAGAAATCGCCGTAGGTTCGCCTTCAAAATTCTCTTTGTAACTCACATAAAGTGGATCGTTTGCCTCTAGGCCAACGACCTTTCTGTTTTCCACATACACTGTAGGTGTACGGTCGTTTGTTGCTGCCATAATGTATGACAAATCGAATCCAATATCATTAGGCGTGATGGATATGTCTTTGTTCCAGTCTATGTTACCATCGCCAAGCCCCATGTGCCATTTTCCTACTACTGCAGTTTCGTAACCGTTGTTTTTGAACATATCCGCCATTGTCGCTCGCGATGAATCAAAAAGCATTGGAGCATCTCCAGCGAGTATTTTAGCTCTTTCGTTTTTCCATGGGTATTGACCACTTAGCAAAGCGTATCTACTTGGAGAGCAAGTTGCGGAGGTAGCATAGCCGTTGGTGAATTTAATGCCACCTTTTGCCAGCTGATCAATATTTTGGGTTTCAAGAGTTCCCTGCTTGTAGGCCGAAACATCACCATAACCAAGGTCATCCATGTAAATGATAAGAACATTGGGTTTTTGCTTTTCTTCGCTATTAGAGTTGCACGAAAGAAAACCAACGGCAAGAAACGCAAAGGATAATAATCTCATTTTCATATAGGGTTCTTTATTTATTTTTTAACAACAACAATTGAAGGATTGAAAGCATACCTGCCAAAATCCTTTCCATAAATAGCTAATCCTCCTCCGTTGGTAGAAGCCAAGCGTACTCTTATTTTACCTTCTTTTTTAAGTGTTTTTACTTGATCTGATGTGAACGGAACCTTAATCAAATATCCATAGCTACCAGCTTCGTGAAGAGTTTTGTCCTTATTTTGGCGGTGCCAGCTTAATATTCCTCTGTGGTCAGCTGGATCATCTGGCAATTCTTGGGCAAATAAGAAACTACCGTCTATGCTGACTCCAAGTTGTGAAGGCTTCATGTCTGCATCCGACATTGGATAAGAGTTTTTGTTTTTGCTTGGTTCAGCTTTGCCGCCAAGCATGTATTCTACCGTTCCTAATTCTTTTTCGTCCCTATCTTTTGCAAATAGTTGTTTTCCACCTAGCTCAGCAAGGAAATATATTTCCTCAATTCTCTTTGGGTCACCGGTGAATTCATATTCTATGTAGCCATTGCCGGCAGCATTCATTTTTGCTCCTTCCATTTCGCTCCACACTTTATTGCTCCAGTTTTCTTTTTTCCAATCGGTTGGTTTTACTTCAAAAACCTGATAAGCTTCTTCGTCTCTACCAAAAGGAACATCTAAGCTAAAGAAGTTTCTATGATGGACTTTTCCATTCGCATCTTTTACTTCAAAAATAACTTGGTATACGCCCTGTAGGCTAGGAGTCTGAATCGAAATGGGCTTTAGCGTTTCTTGCATCCACGACTTGTAAGGGATGGTGAAGGATTTTTTTTCTGTAGTTATCGTGTTGCCTACATAGTTGACCCCGTTGATCCAATAATCCACCGTTAGTTGATCTCCTTCTACTCCTTGATCAGTCATAGATGAAAAATAGAGAGGGATTTCTACTGTAGTGTTGGGTTCTACTGTTCTTGTGATTTCATTTCCAGTACTTATATATATGAGTGAGTGAAAGTCACTGTCCTTCATTCCGTTTCCTAGTTCTTCTAATCCCGTATACTTGGGAGATCTATCAAACCTCCAGTAGCCATTCCATTCATTGATGACGTCATGGTGTTCGGTATATAGCCAGCCTGCCATTTGTGGATATTTACGAAATACATTCATCATTTGGTGGTAATCGTAGCTCCAATCCACATCACCAGTGCTGCCCTCATAACCCCATACGTTTCCGCATTCGGAATTAATCATAGGCTGATTTCCTTGAGTGAATCCTTTTTCAAAATGAAATTGGCTACCGGGATAGGTGTTTTTAACCAAATTACTCATGTGGTCTTCCCAAGCATAACCTGGCAAATATTCGTGCCATGAGTTTATGTCTGTTTCGGTATGACCTGCTCCACAGCAAATGGAATTGTCCTCAACCAGCCTTGTTTGGTCAAGAGACTTTGCCAAATAATACATTGAAGCAACCCAGTATTGAGTTTCGGGAAGGTAAATATTGCTGCTTTTCTTTGTTTTGGGATCTACGGTTTTAGTTCTTAAGCCCCAAGATTCGTTAAAAGTAATCCAAGAGAAAATGGCTGGATGATTGAAGTCTCTTTTGATCATTTCTCTCAGCGTATACTCGGACTCTTTTTGCATTGCAAGGTCTGGTTCTCCCCAGCTATTGGGCAAGTCCGCCATTACAAGCAGGCCAAGCTTATCTGCCCAATAAAGTTTCCTTGGAATATCAACTTTGATGTGGGTTCTCAATCCATTGAGGCCAATATCTTTACAAAGCTGAATTTCGTTTTTCATAAACTCATCACTGGGGAAAGTATAAAAGCCATCGGGGTGATAAGACTGGTCAAGTGTGAGCTGCAAATAGATAGGCTTATTGTTAAGGGCTATATAAGGGATGTCAGTTCCTGGTAGGTTAACAACCGATATTTTACGCATCCCGAAGTAGGTTTTCACTTCGTCGTCCTTCACACTAAGTGTAGCATCGTACAAGAATGGGTCTTCAAGTGTCCATAATCGAGCATCAGTAATTGGAAATGTGAAACTGAATTTGCCGTCTTTTTTGATGCTGTTTTTTATTGTAAACCTTTTCTTATTAAAGGCAAATTTCAATTCATCTTGATCGTCAACTTCGCCTATGATTTCTCCTTTGATAGTTACTTCGCTGCTATCAATATTAGGGACGAAGTGAATGTGGTCGAAATGCGTTTTCCCTCTAGCCTCTAAATAGGCAGTTTGCCATATTCCTCTTGCATTGCCATAACCTTGCTTGCCGTAAAGCGTAAACATACGGCGAGCATCATCTACTCTTACGACTAGTTTTTGGTTTTGACCATATACTAGATATGGACTCAAGTCGAATGAAAATGGCGTATATCCACCTTTGTGCTCGCCAAGCAAATTACCATCAAGCCACACAGTTGTATGCCAATCAGAAGCACCAATTGTAAAAAATGTCTTTTTGTTTTGCCAGCTTTCTGGTACGTTAATGTTTCTGCCATACCAAGCTATGTCGGCTTCATCTTTGACTCCAGATAGTTTTGAACCCCATGGGAAAGGTACCGTGATTGTTTTCGTATATAATTCAGATTTTGATTCCCAGTTTTGGTCTATGCCTTTATTTAGGCTGTCAAATTCGAATTTCCAGCTTCCATTTAAGTTGATCCATTCGCTTCGCTCAAAGTCTGGGCGAGGATGTTCGGGTAAAGGTATTGTTTGGGCTTTTAGTGTCACTATTGAAAAAAATAGTAGACAAAATGTTGCTAGTTTTTTCATTTTCGAGGAGTAAGAATATTTCATCATTTCAAATATCTTCAAAAATCTTGTATCCTACCACTTTTAAACCAATAACAGTCAAAATATGGTGCTTTTGAGCTAAAATAGGAGTTCTTGTATTTCTTTATAGGGATGACCTATACTATTAACTTTAAGCTTATTGTCCTTCTAAAAAAATC
This portion of the Spirosomataceae bacterium TFI 002 genome encodes:
- a CDS encoding Arylsulfatase A, whose translation is MKMRLLSFAFLAVGFLSCNSNSEEKQKPNVLIIYMDDLGYGDVSAYKQGTLETQNIDQLAKGGIKFTNGYATSATCSPSRYALLSGQYPWKNERAKILAGDAPMLFDSSRATMADMFKNNGYETAVVGKWHMGLGDGNIDWNKDISITPNDIGFDLSYIMAATNDRTPTVYVENRKVVGLEANDPLYVSYKENFEGEPTAISNPELMTKMKWHHGHNQSVHNGVPRIGYMKGGKSALWVDENMADDFLAKAKEFITTNNSEKTGKPFFMYYALHEPHVPRVPHERFVGKSGLGPRGDAILEADWCVGQIMEHLENEGLLENTLVVFSSDNGPVLNDGYFDQAVELIGDHTPGGKLRGGKYSLFEAGTKVPFIVYWKGKVKPAISDALVSQLDLAASFAALIGDDTKFDDSENYLDTFLGKTKEGRKEVILEATGRLALRSGDYAFIPANTGSAILKAVNIEIGNDPKARLYNVITDPSQQSSVGDEEPEKLQELMDVFNRITSGYATATKDVELK
- a CDS encoding Glycosyl hydrolases family 2 → MKKLATFCLLFFSIVTLKAQTIPLPEHPRPDFERSEWINLNGSWKFEFDSLNKGIDQNWESKSELYTKTITVPFPWGSKLSGVKDEADIAWYGRNINVPESWQNKKTFFTIGASDWHTTVWLDGNLLGEHKGGYTPFSFDLSPYLVYGQNQKLVVRVDDARRMFTLYGKQGYGNARGIWQTAYLEARGKTHFDHIHFVPNIDSSEVTIKGEIIGEVDDQDELKFAFNKKRFTIKNSIKKDGKFSFTFPITDARLWTLEDPFLYDATLSVKDDEVKTYFGMRKISVVNLPGTDIPYIALNNKPIYLQLTLDQSYHPDGFYTFPSDEFMKNEIQLCKDIGLNGLRTHIKVDIPRKLYWADKLGLLVMADLPNSWGEPDLAMQKESEYTLREMIKRDFNHPAIFSWITFNESWGLRTKTVDPKTKKSSNIYLPETQYWVASMYYLAKSLDQTRLVEDNSICCGAGHTETDINSWHEYLPGYAWEDHMSNLVKNTYPGSQFHFEKGFTQGNQPMINSECGNVWGYEGSTGDVDWSYDYHQMMNVFRKYPQMAGWLYTEHHDVINEWNGYWRFDRSPKYTGLEELGNGMKDSDFHSLIYISTGNEITRTVEPNTTVEIPLYFSSMTDQGVEGDQLTVDYWINGVNYVGNTITTEKKSFTIPYKSWMQETLKPISIQTPSLQGVYQVIFEVKDANGKVHHRNFFSLDVPFGRDEEAYQVFEVKPTDWKKENWSNKVWSEMEGAKMNAAGNGYIEYEFTGDPKRIEEIYFLAELGGKQLFAKDRDEKELGTVEYMLGGKAEPSKNKNSYPMSDADMKPSQLGVSIDGSFLFAQELPDDPADHRGILSWHRQNKDKTLHEAGSYGYLIKVPFTSDQVKTLKKEGKIRVRLASTNGGGLAIYGKDFGRYAFNPSIVVVKK